In Desulfosporosinus sp. Sb-LF, a genomic segment contains:
- a CDS encoding GNAT family N-acetyltransferase, giving the protein MMNVVRLAQEGETVCQKELWKRCFGDPDSYIDFYYANRYKEDETAVLLHGGEILAMLTRIPVETMTPDKRSFNTVMLYAIATHPEYQRRGFATQLIDFSNEYLRSGKKELSVLVPANRQLADFYRKQGYQDGFYLRESLLSREGVDRLPIHKSCHCTITSVTPEEYNRRRNKQLSGRLFISYADGDIAYQKKLSQKSGADIYAVDIEEIKGCLAVERLPSDTALIKEILLPEDLMNVAIQQIVKQLPAKEYVLRTPPHLAEHLGGSVRPFGMIRAHREIDWVITPEDLGYLGFAFD; this is encoded by the coding sequence ATGATGAACGTAGTCAGACTAGCCCAAGAAGGTGAGACAGTTTGTCAAAAAGAACTTTGGAAACGTTGCTTTGGGGATCCTGACAGTTATATCGATTTCTACTATGCCAATCGGTACAAAGAGGACGAAACTGCAGTATTGCTTCATGGTGGAGAGATTCTGGCCATGCTTACGAGAATACCTGTTGAAACGATGACACCGGATAAACGAAGCTTTAACACAGTCATGCTCTACGCTATCGCAACACACCCAGAATACCAGCGAAGAGGTTTTGCTACTCAATTAATAGATTTTAGCAACGAATATCTTAGGTCAGGGAAGAAGGAACTTTCTGTTCTAGTCCCAGCCAATAGGCAACTTGCTGATTTTTATCGAAAACAAGGATACCAGGATGGATTCTACCTTAGGGAGTCCTTACTTAGTCGCGAGGGGGTAGATAGATTACCAATCCATAAATCGTGCCATTGCACGATCACATCGGTAACTCCCGAAGAGTATAATCGCAGACGGAATAAACAACTGAGTGGTAGACTCTTTATTTCGTATGCTGATGGAGATATTGCCTATCAGAAAAAACTGTCACAAAAGTCTGGAGCGGACATCTATGCTGTAGACATTGAAGAAATAAAGGGCTGTTTAGCAGTTGAAAGACTGCCTTCTGACACGGCGCTCATCAAGGAAATCTTACTCCCAGAGGATTTAATGAATGTGGCTATCCAACAGATAGTAAAACAACTGCCTGCCAAGGAATATGTACTGCGCACACCTCCCCATTTAGCCGAGCATTTAGGGGGTTCCGTTCGCCCTTTTGGAATGATTAGGGCACATAGAGAAATCGATTGGGTGATAACACCAGAAGATTTAGGATATCTGGGATTTGCATTCGATTAG
- a CDS encoding ABC-2 transporter permease, translating to MPSTVLAILSFFLAQVVVSVTGIPIPINQISLEGVAGALVAMSVLMSIYFPIYFKFGYLRSRMVGMILFFACFFFLPMAVALTVHGLGGVDNPVVRTIVATMQRAIGWLQTQADWQIASYLLALGWILMAASVSLSLRFYTKREF from the coding sequence ATGCCATCAACCGTTCTCGCGATCCTGTCTTTCTTTCTCGCCCAAGTGGTAGTATCCGTCACTGGAATCCCTATCCCCATAAACCAGATCTCTTTAGAGGGAGTCGCTGGGGCTCTTGTTGCCATGTCTGTTTTAATGTCTATCTATTTTCCAATTTACTTCAAGTTTGGCTATCTCCGATCTAGAATGGTCGGCATGATCTTATTTTTTGCATGTTTCTTCTTTTTACCTATGGCAGTTGCTCTGACTGTGCACGGGCTTGGAGGCGTGGATAACCCGGTTGTGAGAACTATAGTTGCTACTATGCAAAGAGCCATAGGCTGGCTACAAACTCAAGCAGATTGGCAAATAGCTAGTTATTTGTTAGCCCTAGGTTGGATTTTGATGGCCGCTTCGGTTTCTCTTTCTTTGAGGTTCTATACCAAAAGGGAATTCTAG
- a CDS encoding TerB N-terminal domain-containing protein, producing the protein MIDKLLDTLERFNLKRASELINNKTSHPHPAGDLFYDTETLILPEYQHVKTPLPVKEFLEDIKGMTLGCADFPRDNLKFCQDSLAYSRQQKTQGKPVKPVFIRIHEILFEALNNAQKEWYFYWRKEVLRGNYLSTDSGCVFIFVYELLNYTFNENAAFNLSMLDRVCLNYQARHCNLGRFLPRWISDFCYELGEYDLEKKWTSRIRNCEFSDYEILKQFENKLETVSITFWKRFIRSNKTNFFKTNRNFVYKVFKSSVALLENEYQAQGKNLIDAWILLNEKDSFERRLFPNALIGRKVKNKPEALRIPTLKMREDLTALFRLAENIARVKAGEKRQLNVDETLFPEGFKDTLLELFQDKAQPSLMFGSRFVKAQNKGSMGLGSSIPEPPETLEQGVATIPLIEFDLERIDTLDKESKELLEIFALRYDEEEEVDHHDKLDLERGNKFLELMSISEKVKKAKESESRRKEKEKPINSLASVFKDGNSEDVEPFVAELTELERDFLLGFKDLIRVKQEGINYLKTRGTMMGVFINTLNEKSLDHLGDNLLEQEGDVIVFNEDFKQVLLKLAEEV; encoded by the coding sequence ATGATCGATAAACTATTGGACACGTTGGAAAGGTTTAATCTCAAACGGGCGTCTGAACTTATTAATAACAAAACATCTCACCCGCACCCCGCCGGAGATTTATTCTATGATACTGAAACCCTGATTCTGCCAGAATACCAACATGTCAAAACTCCGCTGCCAGTTAAAGAATTTCTGGAAGATATTAAAGGAATGACACTCGGATGTGCGGATTTTCCAAGAGATAATCTTAAGTTTTGCCAGGATTCCTTGGCCTATTCTAGGCAACAGAAGACGCAGGGAAAACCAGTAAAGCCTGTTTTTATTAGGATTCACGAGATCTTATTTGAAGCCCTCAATAACGCCCAAAAGGAATGGTATTTCTACTGGAGAAAAGAAGTTTTGAGGGGTAACTATTTAAGTACAGATTCAGGCTGCGTTTTCATTTTTGTTTACGAATTATTAAATTACACATTTAACGAAAATGCAGCGTTTAATTTAAGTATGTTGGATCGGGTTTGCCTAAATTATCAGGCTAGGCATTGTAATTTAGGTCGTTTTCTACCACGCTGGATTTCCGATTTTTGCTATGAGTTAGGGGAATATGACCTTGAAAAGAAGTGGACTTCCAGGATACGAAACTGTGAATTCTCTGATTATGAGATCCTCAAACAATTTGAGAACAAACTGGAGACAGTTTCTATTACCTTTTGGAAGCGATTTATCAGATCTAATAAAACGAATTTCTTCAAAACAAATAGAAATTTCGTTTATAAAGTCTTCAAGTCTTCAGTTGCGCTCCTGGAAAATGAGTATCAAGCTCAAGGTAAAAATCTCATAGATGCATGGATATTGCTTAATGAGAAGGATAGTTTTGAACGTCGATTATTCCCCAATGCGTTGATAGGCCGTAAGGTTAAAAATAAACCAGAGGCTTTACGAATTCCAACGCTAAAAATGAGAGAAGACCTTACGGCCTTATTTCGTTTGGCAGAAAACATTGCCAGAGTAAAAGCAGGGGAAAAACGCCAATTAAACGTCGATGAAACACTCTTCCCAGAGGGATTTAAAGATACGCTCTTAGAGTTGTTTCAGGATAAAGCGCAACCTTCATTAATGTTTGGAAGTCGCTTTGTAAAAGCCCAAAATAAAGGATCGATGGGCTTGGGTAGCTCGATTCCAGAGCCTCCGGAAACTTTGGAACAAGGTGTGGCGACAATTCCTCTTATTGAGTTTGATTTAGAGCGAATTGATACGTTGGATAAGGAAAGCAAGGAGTTATTAGAGATTTTTGCTCTCCGATATGATGAAGAAGAGGAAGTTGATCATCACGATAAATTAGATTTGGAACGAGGGAATAAATTCCTCGAATTGATGAGCATCTCGGAGAAGGTTAAGAAGGCGAAGGAATCGGAGTCAAGGCGGAAAGAAAAAGAAAAACCCATAAATAGTTTGGCTTCGGTGTTCAAGGATGGAAATTCCGAGGATGTTGAGCCCTTCGTGGCCGAATTAACTGAGTTGGAGCGCGATTTTCTCCTTGGGTTCAAAGATCTAATCAGGGTCAAGCAAGAGGGGATAAACTACCTCAAAACTCGTGGGACCATGATGGGGGTCTTTATCAATACCCTTAATGAGAAATCGTTAGATCATTTAGGGGACAACCTCCTAGAACAAGAGGGAGACGTTATAGTGTTCAATGAAGATTTCAAGCAAGTACTTCTTAAACTTGCTGAGGAGGTATAG
- a CDS encoding ATP-binding protein gives MVGKLRKKDSTAILNSLYGGVVPNRGLEHIMVGRKEEATQILNDLETVKDGASIIKFIIGPFGSGKTFLQALIQQVAFSEKFVVGKVDFDANRRLYGSEGKSVATYSEMMKNLAVATSPDGNALPMILDQWISDVQTKTMQEKGYGTVTYDNPQFILDVEHEIAETATKMDRLVGGFDFVRVLMQYFKGFVEDNNSLQRSALRWLRGEYSTKTEARGDLGVRDIIDDSNYYDYIKVIAQFVRQIGYSGLVVNFDEAINLYKITHPQARDKNYETILKIFNDTLQGHVSGLYIIFSGTPEFLEDERRGLYSYEAIKRRLVLNKFESNEFRDLSQPVIKLTPLKHEELYLLLKNLVEIHAFHYNYEPGVSGEELRSFIIREYSRPGALENLTTSDIIRTFIGGLNILQQNSGFDRSKIFGDQEGAKSLPPKSAATGRFSSVKI, from the coding sequence GTGGTAGGAAAACTTCGTAAAAAGGATTCCACAGCAATTCTAAACTCGCTTTATGGGGGAGTCGTGCCCAATCGGGGTCTGGAACATATTATGGTCGGTCGTAAAGAAGAGGCTACTCAGATTCTGAACGATTTAGAGACCGTGAAGGACGGAGCCTCAATTATTAAATTTATTATTGGACCCTTTGGCTCGGGTAAGACTTTTCTGCAAGCCCTAATCCAACAAGTTGCTTTCAGCGAAAAGTTCGTGGTCGGCAAGGTTGATTTTGATGCTAATCGCCGACTTTACGGCTCTGAGGGTAAGTCAGTGGCTACTTATTCGGAAATGATGAAAAATCTAGCGGTTGCGACGTCCCCCGATGGAAATGCTTTGCCGATGATTTTGGATCAATGGATCAGTGACGTACAGACCAAAACCATGCAAGAAAAAGGGTATGGTACGGTAACGTATGATAATCCGCAATTTATCCTTGACGTGGAACACGAAATTGCGGAGACCGCGACCAAGATGGATCGGCTCGTGGGTGGTTTCGATTTTGTACGAGTTCTGATGCAATATTTTAAGGGCTTCGTGGAAGACAACAATTCCCTTCAGCGCAGCGCACTTCGCTGGTTGCGAGGGGAATATTCGACTAAAACGGAGGCTAGAGGGGATCTGGGAGTCAGAGATATTATTGATGACTCTAATTATTATGACTACATTAAGGTCATAGCTCAATTTGTCCGGCAAATCGGGTATTCTGGCTTGGTCGTTAATTTCGATGAGGCTATTAACCTTTACAAGATAACTCATCCGCAAGCGAGGGACAAGAACTACGAAACCATTCTCAAGATTTTTAATGATACCTTGCAGGGCCATGTCTCAGGTTTGTATATTATTTTTAGTGGCACACCTGAGTTTCTCGAAGACGAGCGGAGAGGGCTTTATAGTTATGAAGCCATCAAGCGAAGACTGGTTTTAAATAAATTTGAAAGCAACGAGTTTAGGGACTTATCTCAACCAGTGATTAAACTTACTCCGCTTAAACACGAAGAGTTGTACCTTTTGCTCAAGAATCTGGTGGAAATTCACGCGTTTCATTATAATTACGAACCAGGGGTTAGTGGCGAAGAACTCCGTTCGTTTATCATTCGGGAATATTCAAGGCCAGGGGCTTTAGAAAATTTGACGACGAGTGATATCATCCGAACCTTTATTGGTGGATTAAATATTCTGCAGCAGAATTCAGGGTTTGACCGCTCGAAGATTTTTGGTGATCAGGAGGGTGCGAAATCCCTACCTCCTAAAAGCGCGGCAACGGGTCGGTTTAGTTCAGTCAAGATTTAG